The Virgibacillus sp. MSP4-1 genome has a segment encoding these proteins:
- a CDS encoding endospore germination permease: MTNDLKKQSEVIGSRDLLVAIPSLILSVGVLYMPRKIAEGTIALDGVISLLFAGMVMFIMTWMTVKVAAGYPGKSFLRYASILVGKPLSYLLTSLFILLGIFITAFSIRSVAEISHLYLFQKTPIEIVELTFLLVVVYAVSGSRSAIFRLNRLFFPIIVFVIIFIIVLSIGFMDTNNMRPIFQTNLQGYLTSARKSILSIAGFGTFAFLFFYIPLVHQSHNISKKANAGMAWVLIIHLILYTACIIVFGDIATTNITFPTIELARAIELPGEFFNRFESLFFLIWIIAIFNSCTLTFDIAVMGLQSMFKKVSKYSLILFFSPVIFFLCSLPKNLPETGEWGRMIGYSGLGVAFLTTFLLYVRHKGKEVKKNG; this comes from the coding sequence ATGACAAATGATTTAAAAAAACAATCTGAAGTAATTGGGAGTCGTGATCTTTTAGTTGCGATTCCTTCTCTTATTCTTTCTGTTGGGGTTTTATATATGCCACGTAAGATAGCAGAGGGAACGATTGCGCTGGATGGAGTGATATCTTTACTTTTTGCTGGAATGGTGATGTTCATCATGACCTGGATGACTGTGAAGGTAGCAGCCGGTTATCCCGGGAAGTCTTTTTTACGCTACGCTTCTATACTAGTTGGAAAACCGCTTTCCTATTTGTTAACAAGTCTGTTTATTCTTCTTGGCATTTTTATCACTGCCTTTTCGATTCGGTCTGTTGCAGAAATTTCCCACTTATATTTATTTCAAAAAACTCCGATTGAGATTGTTGAACTCACCTTTTTACTAGTTGTTGTTTATGCTGTTTCCGGATCCCGCTCAGCTATTTTTCGTCTGAATAGGTTGTTTTTTCCAATCATTGTTTTTGTCATAATTTTTATTATTGTACTCTCTATCGGTTTTATGGATACTAACAATATGAGGCCAATATTCCAGACGAATCTGCAAGGGTATTTGACTTCTGCACGAAAAAGTATTCTATCTATTGCTGGTTTTGGTACATTTGCTTTTTTATTTTTTTATATACCACTTGTTCATCAATCACATAATATTTCTAAAAAAGCGAATGCAGGTATGGCATGGGTTTTAATCATTCACCTTATCCTGTACACAGCCTGTATTATTGTGTTTGGTGATATTGCGACAACGAATATTACTTTTCCAACCATTGAGTTGGCCAGAGCGATTGAATTGCCAGGCGAGTTTTTCAATAGATTTGAATCTCTGTTCTTTTTAATATGGATCATTGCGATCTTTAATTCGTGTACGTTGACTTTTGATATAGCAGTAATGGGCCTGCAGTCGATGTTTAAAAAAGTAAGTAAATATTCTCTGATTCTCTTCTTTTCTCCTGTTATTTTCTTTCTTTGTTCTCTCCCAAAAAATTTACCAGAGACGGGTGAATGGGGGAGAATGATTGGATATTCCGGATTAGGAGTAGCCTTCTTAACTACTTTTCTTTTATACGTACGGCATAAAGGTAAGGAAGTGAAGAAGAATGGCTAA